The window GGGCCTTCGGCCCCATTCTTAGAAAGGCATGAAGGCGGGAGCCTTCCCCGTCTTTCCGCCAAGCCTCCCCCGCCGTTCCGCAAACCGGCGAAGCCGGGGGACTTCGGCCCGTTTCAGAAAGCCGGGAGTCTCTTCGTCTTTCTATGATCCCCCGAAGGGGGCGAAGGGGGTGAGAAAGGCCGCGAAGGAACGGGCCAGGGCCGCGCGTTGACGGGCCTCGTCGGCTTCATCGCCCAGGCGGCGGATGAGCCAAGCCAGTTCCGGGCGGCCGGGATCGGCCAGGGCGGCGGCGATGGGCAGCAGCGCCCGCGCGGTATCCGTCCGCAGGAGACGCGCGGCGTCCAGGCCGAGCAGGGCCGCCCCGGCGTCCTCGAACGCCAGGATTCCGTCGGCCAGCCACGCGCCCAATTCCGTGAAGATCCGCTCGTTGTCGTGATCCGCGCCGTGGAGCAGAAGCAGCCGAAGATCAGTCAGATCATCCGGGTCGCGGCGGGCGTCGAAGGCGAAAAACTTGAGCACGGCCTGCAGCGGCAGCCGGGCCACGGGCAGCGGCACACCGTCCAAATCCAGAACATCAGCGGATTCCAGGGCCTCGGCGAAACCGAGCACGGCCATCTCGCCCTCGTCCCTGGGCCAGCGGATGCGGCCCGGCGCATGCTCCAGGCCGCCGAACGGCACCAGGTCCACGGGCACGCCCCGGGCGTGGCGGAAGCGGTGCTCCACATGGCCGTCGGGCAGGAATCCGGCGGCTTCGAGTCGCGACCGCAGGGCGCGAAACCCCTCCCATGAGCCGGTCTGCACGCCGAGGTCCCAATCATCCGTGGCGCGCAGGGAACCCAGCCGGAGCGGCTCGTCCAGAAGCAGAACGCGCGCGCCCGCGCCCACGAGCACGAAGGGGGAGCCGTCGGCATGGAGCAGGACCGCCAGTTCGCGCAACGCGGCGAGGGCTTCGAGGTCAGGCATGGCGTTCCAGTTCCGGCAACAGGTGGTCGCGCAGCAGGGCCTCGGCGGCCTCGGCCAGACGACGGCCCCGGCCCAGGAGAAGCTCCGCCCGCAGGAACAGGGGGTGGGCCAGGCCGGAGGCCGGGCCGGGAAGGACCGCGCCGAAGTCCCGAAGCAGGGTCACCGGACCGTCCGGGGCCGGCAGGAGGCGCAGACGCACGGCCGCCTCGCGCCAGGGAGCGCGGACGTGCAGCGCGGCGGTTTCCGGCCGCAGGCCGCCGAGCAGATGCGCGGCCCCCAGCTCGCCACCGGCCAGGAACACGCCGGGTTCGCGGCGCGCGGCCTCGGCCAACCCGTCCAGGCCGTGATCCGGGGCCGGGCGGAACGTCCCCAACCACAGCTTGGGGCGCAGGCGCTGGGCATAGCCCGACTCCCAAAGCCGGAGCAGGTCCAGGGGGCGCGGCAGACGCCGCGCGCGGTCCCCGCCGAGCCCCACGAGCCCCTGGCCGCGCAACGCGCTGAACGCAGCCGCGACCATGCCCAGGGACACGTCGGCGGCCTCGGCCAGTTCGCGATAGGTCGCGCCGAGGTATTCCGGGCGGCGCAGGAGCACGGACACCAGCTTGAGCCCGGCCACGCCGAGGGCCGAGGGAAGCGCCCCGGCCTTGCGCCCGACGGACCGGCCCTCGATCCACACGAATCCGAGCGGGCCGTCCAGGAACATGTTTCCGGCGGCATCGACGTATTCCAGCCCTTCCTCCCGCAAGGCCCGGCCCAGGGCGGGCGGAACGGACCGGGCGCACAGGAGCGGAGGGATGTCGGCCCCGGCGCTCCGGTTGCGCGACAGGCGGGCGGTCTCCAGGGTCGGCCGGACCTGGAGTTCCAAGACATGGCGCAGAGTCGCGCCGCCGCGTTGCAGGCAAACGACCCCGTCGGGCGACTGCCCCCCCCCCCCGCGGCCGCGCGCCTCGAAGTCCGCCCGCAGACCCGGGACCTCGTTGAGCCGGTCCAGGCAATCCTGAATGAGCTCATGTTCGAGAGAGAGAGCCGGACTACGAATCCGTAGGCCAGTATTTTTCGGAACCGCATCACCTGGACGGCAAGGAGTCTTTCGGGGCATGGCCGCACCTCGTTGTTCAATTTAATAGCATGTTCACTTTTTTTGAACAAGATAAAAAAATTGAACAGCCCGGCTTCACCGGGGGGCTTCGCCCCTTTTTACGGAAAGACTGGGGAGATGGGAGCCGTTTCGCCTTTCCATGCCCCCCCCGAAGGGGGCTAGTCTCGCGTCGAACAGCTGACCGGCGCGCGGCGGCCGATGGCCCAGGAGGCCTGGTCGCCCTTGCCCCAGAACTCGTGCTTGCCGTCGGTGTAGCGGATGCCCGAGCCGGACACGGCCCGGGGCAGGGTCAGGGTCACGCCGTCCGGGAAGGTCAGGATGACAACGCCGTCGGGACCGGCGGCGTTGTCGAAGACCGCGCTGAACGAGGAGCCGTCCTCGCAGGTGTAGGCATAGGGGCCGTAGACCGGGCCGTGCCCCGGGGCCTGGCTTCCGGCCAGGGCCGGGACGGCCAGGGCCAGGAGCAGACAGGTGGCGGAAAGGATGCGCATGGCCGCACCTCCTTGGCCCGCAGGCTAGCACGGGGGCGGCCGGGGCGCAAAACCCTTGCCGGGGACCCCCGCGCCGTCGTACATCCGGGACATGCGCATCCTCTTCCTCGGCGACATCGTGGGCCGGCCGGGCCGCAAGCTCGTGCTCGAACGCGCCCCGGAGCTGCGCCGCGAACTGTCCCTGGACCTGATCCTGGCCAACGCCGAGAACGCCTCGGCGGGCATCGGGCTTTCGGCCCGCAACGCGGCCGAGCTGCTGGAGGCCGTGGACCTGCTGACCACCGGCAACCACGTCTGGAAGTACAAGGACCTCGTGCCCGTGCTCCAGTCCGAGCCCAGGCTCCTGCGGCCCATGAACTTCCCGGAGGCCCCGGGCCGGGGCCTGGCCGTGCTGCGGCCGCCGGACCTGCCGCCCGTGGCCGTGCTCAACCTCCAGGGCCGGGTCTTCATGGACCCCATCGACTGCCCGTTCCGCGCGGCCGAGGCGGCCCTGGCCGGGCTGCCCCGGGACGTCATGGTGCGGATCGTGGACTTCCACGCCGAGGCCAGCAGCGAGAAGATCGGCCTGGGCCTGCACCTGGACGGCAAGGTCTCGGCGCTCATCGGCACCCACACCCACGTGCAGACCAACGACGCGGCCATCCTGCCCGGCGGCTCGGCCTTCCTGACCGACGCGGGCATGTGCGGGCCGTTCCCCTCCTGCCTGGGCATGCAGCCCGAGGCCGTGCTCCGGCGGCTCATGACCGGCCTGCCCGCGCGCTTCGAGGTGGCCGAGACCCCGGCCGAGCTGCGCGGCGCGCTCCTGGAGATCGACCCGGACACGGGCCGGGCCCTGTCCATCAAGGCCTGGAGGGGCTGAACCGCGCCCGCCGAAGACCGCCGCCAGGGGTTTTACAACGCCGGAATTTTGTCCTACAGCTTTCCCCGACAGGGGGAGATCCTCGATCGAGAGGATCTCCCCCGGATCATTCAGAGAGGAAGGAAAAATGAATATCTTCGACGAGTTCAAATGGCGCGGGCTGGTGCATCAGGTCTCCGACGAGGACAAGGTCCGCGAGTACCTTTCCGAGCCCGGGCGGACCATGTATTGCGGCTTCGACCCCACGGCCGAGAGCCTGCACATCGGCAACCTCGTGCCCCTGCTCTCCCTGGCCCGGCTCCAGCGCGCCGGTCACAAGCCCATCGTGCTCCTGGGCGGAGCCACGGGCATGATCGGCGACCCCTCGGGCAAGGACAAGGAGCGCGAATTCTCGGCCCGTGAACTCGTCCTGGCCCGCGCGGCGCGCATCCGCGCCCAGGCCGAGGCCTTCTTCGAGCGCAACGCGGGCGGCAAGCCCCTCGTGGTCAACAACTACGACTGGACCAAGGACGTCACCTTCCTGGAGATGCTCCGCGACACGGGCAAGCACTTCACCGTGAACTGGATGCTGGCCAAGGAGTCGGTCAAGGGCCGCATCGAGCGCGACGACGTGGGCATCTCCTTCACCGAATTCAGCTACATGCTCCTCCAGGGCTTCGACTTCCACCATCTCTACGAGACGTACGGCTGCAAGCTCCAGATCGGCGGCGGCGACCAGTGGGGCAACATCACGGCGGGCACCGAGCTCATCCGCCGCAAGGCCGCGGGCGAGGCCTACGCCATGACCTTCCCGCTCATCACCACGGCCTCGGGCAAGAAGTTCGGCAAGAGCGAGAAGGGCGCGATCTTCATGGACCCGGCCCTGACCAGCCCCTACGCCTTCTACCAGTTCTGGCTCAACAGCGACGACCGCGACGTGGTCCGGCTGCTCAAGTTCTTCACCTTCCTGTCCCAGGAGGAGATCGCCGCCCTGGAGCGCGAGGTGGAGACGAACCCCGGCGGCCGCGAGGCCCAGAAGCGCCTGGCCGCCGAGACCACGATCATGATCCACGGCCGCGAGACCCTGGAGCGCGTCCTGGCCGCCAGCGAGGCCCTCTTCGGCAAGGGCGACATCCGCGCCGTGGAGCCCGCGCTCCTGCGCGCGGCCCTGGAGAGCGCCCCGGCCGTGAGCTACGAGGCCGGGAACCTGCCCGACCTGCCCCAGATGCTCGTGGACCTCGGCCTGTCGCCCTCCAAGGGACAGGCCCGCAAGGACATCCAGGCGGGCGGCCTGACCCTCTCCGGGAACAAGGTCGCGGACCCGGCCCACGTTCCGGCCGGAGCCGACTTCCTGGAGGGCGGCGTGCTCGTGCTGCGCAAGGGCAAGAAGAACTACGGATTGGTGACGATCCGCCGGGACTGACGCATCTTCTTGACCGCGAGGGCGGGAGCGCTTAGTCAGGATTGCGGGAACATTACAATGGAACTGCTGCAGCACGTCATCGCGCACTACGGCTACCTCGCCCTGTTCATCGGCACGTTCCTGGAGGGCGAGACGATCATGCTCCTCTGCGGGTTCGCGGCCTTCACCGGGCACATGGACCTGACCCTGGTCATGCTCGCGGGCGGGGCCGGGACCTTCTTCGGGGACCAGCTCTACTTCTACATCGGCCGCTGGAAGGGCATGGCCGTGTTCGAGCGCTGGCCCAAGCTCAAGACCAAGGCCTACCGCGTGGCCTGCCTCCTGCACCGCTACCGCTACGCCGTGATCCTGAGCTTCCGCTTCTTCTACGGCCTGCGCAACGTCACGCCCTTCGTCATCGGCATGAGCCCCATCAAGGCCTGGCAGTACTTCGGCCTGAACCTCGTCGCCGCCGTGGTCTGGTCCGTGACCTTCGCCTCCCTGGGCTACCTCTTCGGCAGCGCGGCCGAGGGAGTGCTCCACGACGTGAAACGGGTGGAGATGTACATCTTCGGCGTCATCATCCTCCTGGCCGTCGCGGTCTGGATCATCCGCAAGCTGCGCGGCAAGGCCAGGCACGAGGTCGAGGAGTGCGCCGCCCACACCCCGGCCGCCGAGGAGCAGGCCATCCCGCCCAAGGACCGTCAGGACTGAACCCGAGTCCCGTCCGGCGCGGCACGCCGGGCCTCTGTTGATAATCATGGCCCCCGGCTCCCGGGGGCTGTACTTTTTCCGCGGCGGACACCATAATCTTCACACGGAGCACGGCTTTCCGGCCGCAACCCCCAACCCGCACAACGGACCAGGCATGCGCATCCCGCTCATCGATCTTCTCTCGGCCCTCTCCGGCGCGCTCGACCTCGTCAGCCCCGCCGTGGTCGGCCACCACCGCCGCGTGGCGGCCATCGCCACGGCCCTGGGCCGACGCCTCAACCTCCCGCCCGCCGACATCACGGACCTGCGCCTGGCCGCCCTGCTCCACGACGTGGGCGCCTTCTCCCTGAAAAGCCGCCTCGACGCCCTGGTCTTCGACACCAACGACCTGGACCACGCCGAAATCGGCTGGCGGCTGCTGCGCGCCCTGCCCCGGCTCGAACGCCCGGCCCGGCTCGTGCGCTGGCACCACACCCGCTTCGACGAGTTCGGCGACATCCTCGACGACCCACGCACCCTGCTCCTCGGCAACCTGCTCAACCTCGCCGACCGCGTGGACGTGTCCCTGCGCCGCGACCGCGACCTGGACACCGAGGCCCGCGCCGCCATCCGCCGCATCGGCATGCTCAGGAACCGCAGCTTCGACCCCGAGGCCCTGCGCGCCCTGGACGACACCGTCTCGGCCAACGACCTGGACCCAGAATTCTGGCACGGAGCCGTGCGCGACGCCCGCTGCACCGCCGACTGCCTGGAGCTCTCCCTGGGCGACGACGAAATCCCCGTCTTCTCCCGCGCCTTCTCCCAGGTCATCGACTTCCGCAGCCGCTTCACCGCCACCCACTCGCGCGGCGTGGCCGCCGTGGCCCACGCCCTGGCCGAACTGCAAGGACTCCCCGAGGACATCCGCGCCCGCCTCCTCCTGGCCGGAGACCTCCACGACCTGGGCAAGCTCGCCGTGCCCACGGAAATCCTCGAAAAACCCGGGCCCCTCGACCCCCGCGAGGCCGAAATCATGCGCAGCCACGCCGAAATCGGCGAACGCGTCCTCTCCCAGGTGCCCGGCCTGGAAGACGTGGCCGAGTTCGGCTGCCGCCACCACGAACGCCCCAACGGACGCGGCTACCCCCGGGGCCTCGCGGGCGACCGGCTCAGGCAGCCCTCCCTGCTCGTGGCCGCCGCCGACGTCTTCACCGCCGTGCTCGAAGACCGGCCCTACCGCCCCGGCATGACCCTGGACAAGGCCCGCTCCCTCCTGCGCTCCCTGGCCGACGACAACGACCTCGACCCCCAGGCCGTGGACCTGCTCCTGGCCCACACCGCCCAGGTGGACGAGGCCCGCAGACAGGCCCAGGACGAGGCCCGCCTCCAGTTCTCCGCCTTCGCCCGCCTGTCCGCCGCCTGATCGCGGCGGCCGAAAAGACTGATCCGGGGGCTTCCAGCCCCCGCCCCCCTGGCCGGAGCTGCGCCCTGGACCCGATAGTGGCGCGGGATTTCGCGCCACGGTGGGCCATAAGAGAGCCGGAAGCCTCCCCGCCTTTCTGAAAGGCGAAGCCCCCCCTTCGGGAGTTCATGAAAAAGGCGGAAGAGACTCCCATCTCTCCCGCCTTTTGAATTGGGCCGAAGGCCCCCCGGCTTCGCCGGTTTACGGAAAGACGGAAGAGGGTTCCTCTCCCCCGTCCTCCTGTGCCGGGCCGAGGGCCCTGATGCGGGCGGCGCGGACGTGCTGTTCCGGCACGAGGTAGTCCTCGGGCGCGCCGAACAGCTCCACGGCATGCCGCGCGATGCGGTCGGTGTTGAAGTTGTCCATGATCCCCATGGCGTCGCCGCCCTGCATCAGGGGCGCGAGGTAGGTCATGGCCTGGGTCAGGGTCTGGGCCTCGTACTGCTTCTGGGCCCGGGCCACGGGCGAGGCGTAGTCGATGACCAGATCGCGCCGGGCGACTCCCCCCGGCAGGGGCGGCAGTTCGCCCGAGCGCAGGAGGATGTTGAAGACCCGGTTCACCAGCGGGGCCAGGAACTCGGTCTGCATCCGGCCGAGCACCGGGCCGAGCACGCGCATCTTCTCGCTCTGGCGGATGACCGCCTCGGTGGCCGAGAGCATGGGCGCGGCCGGGGGCTGGAGCTGGTCGTTGAGGAAGATCGCCCGGATCGAGTCGCGCCGGGCGGACATCATGGACTCCGTGGCCTTGAGGTCCACGGCCACGGGCAGGGCCTCGATGCGGTCGCCGGACCCGGCGCGGTAGTACGACAGCCCGCCCGGGCCGGAGCGGATCGGCCCCAGGAAGCCGTCGTCCGGGACCATGAGCGGCGGGTCGGACATCTTCTCGGCGGCCATGAGCGCGGTGCGGCTCATGGCGTTCAGCACGCGGATGTCCGAGAGCGCGGTGAGCCCCGGGCCCCGGCCGTAGACCTCCCCGGCGGCCTTGGACCAGCGCGGGACCATGTAGGGCATCTCCAGGTAGCCGGACTCCTCCAGCACCCGCCGCGCGCCCAGTTCCACGTAGACGCTGGCGAAGGGGAAGTTGCGGTTGCCCAGGCCCAGGGGGTCGCGGTCCGCGCGCGGGAAGACCGCGTGCAGGATCTCGACCGGCTCCTCGGGCCGCTCCTCGGCCCTGCGCCGCGTCTCCTCGGAACAGGCCTCGCCCCACTGGGACACGGCCTGCCGCGCGGTCAGCTCGTACTTGCGCATGACCGTGTCCACCACCCCGCGCACGTCCTCGGCCACGCAGACCTCGGACAGGGGCCGGGCCGAGAAGCGCACGGCGCAGTCCGCGTCGGCCTCCACGTAGAGCACGCCCGTGCCGAGCAGGACCACGTCCAGGTACAGCTCGTGGGCCGCGGCCTGGAACCCGCTGGCCTCGGAGTTGAACAGCGCGGACATGCGCTCCGTGGCCTCGGACACGTAGGTCCGCACGCCCTCCTGGTCGGCCGGCCGCTTGTCCCGGGCCCGCACCGTGAACCAGGGCAGGCAGGGGTTGGTGAGCAGGCCGCCCAGGGCCGAGGCCAGCAGGTCCAGGGCGTGGCAGGGCGTGGAGTCGTAGATCTTCTCGTCGCCCGCCCGGCCCCGGGACGAGGCCCGGCCCCGGAAGGAGTTCTTGCGCGGCAGCACGTAGTCCGAAAGCTCCTCCCAGGTGGGCAGCCAGGGGTCGCGGGCCTCCTCCAGGCTCTTGCGCCGGGCCAGGAGGGAATCGATGCGCGCTTCGTCCATGGTCATTCCCCCAGCCGGGTCTTGAGTCCCGGCCTGGCCACCTGGGCCTGGTCCAGCAGGCCCGCGCCGCCCGTGGCCAGGGTGGAGGCCTGGCCGCGCATGCGGGCCACGCGGTTTCTCTCCCGTTCGGCCGCCTCCTGGGTCTCCTCCTCGCGCTTGCGCCGGTTCTCGGCCCGGCGGCGCGCTTCCTCCTCGGCCCTGGCCCGGGCCATGTCCGCGGCCGAAGTGTCGCGGGACTTGGCCGAAGACCCGATGGCCCCCAGCGCCAAGCTGCCGATGCTCGAAACGATGTCGAATGCGGAACCGCCCATGCGTCCGTCCTCCTTGGGCGGCGGGATCACGGACCACCCGCTCCCCCGCCGCGCCGGTTTTCCCGGGAGTCTAGCCCCGGTTTTCCGGCCCCGCGAAGATCAGCAGCACATTGACGGCTCTTTGCAGCGAATATGCATCTTGACGGGCCACCGGCTTCGCCGGTTTTCAGAAAGACAGGAGAGATGGGAGCCTCTTTGCCTTTCCATGCCCCCCCCCGAAGGAGGCGACGACCCGTCCTGAAAAGGCCAAGAGGCTCCCGGCTGTATTATGGCCCATCGTGGCGCGGGATTTCGCGGGGCGAGCGGGCCGAAGGCGCGCGACGGAGCCGCGAAATCCCGCGCCGCTATCGGGTCCAGGGCGCAGCTCTGGCCAGGGGGTGCGGGGGCTGGGAGCCCCCGGGTTCGCCGTATCCCAGGCAACCAAAAAAGGCGGGATCGCTCCCGCCTTTCGGTTGCCGTGCGGCGCTGGGCCTTCGGCTATGCGCCGAGGAATTCGGCCACGTCCTTGAAGGCCCCCTTGCCGCCGAGCAGGGCTCCGGTGAAGCCGCCGCCGGGGTCGCCCCAGGCTCCGGCCAGGAACAGGCCCTTGAGCCCGGTGGTGTTGGGGATGCGGCTCATGAAGGCGTTGTCGGCCGTGGGCGCGAAGCCGTAGATCGCGCCGTAGGGGTTCTTGGTGAAGCGCAGGTTGGTCAGGGGGGTGGAGGCCTCGCGCATGACGATCATCTTGGACAGGCCGGGCAGGGCCAGCTCCTCGCAGCGGCGCACGAAGATGTCGGCCAGGCGTTTCTTTTCGGCCTGGTAGGCCTGCTTGCGCCCGGCCAGGTAGTCGGCCTCGAAGGGCTTCCAGTGGTCGTAGCCGCTGAGGCTCATGAGGCAGATGCTGGAGCAGCCCTTGGGCGAGAAGCCGGGCACGAGGTTGTCGTAGACCATCATGGCCATGTCGGTGCGTTCGAGGTCGCAGGCCATGGACGCGGCGTAGGCGGCCTCCATGTCCGTGCCGGTGTAGAAGCTGCACTCGGGCAGGGGGAAGGACTTGGTCACGTCCTGGCCCAGGCCGAGCCAGACGATGAAGCTGCTCGGGCTGGGGGTCATGGCCTCCATGCGGGCGCGTTCGTCCCTGGGCAGGGCGTCGGACGGCAGGAGGTCGCGCAGGAGCTCCAGGGCGGCGGCGTTGCTGACCACGGCCCGGCAGCGGATTTCCTTGCCGTCGGCGGTGCGCACGCCGGTGACGCGGCCGCCGGAGGCGAGCACGGCCGTGACCAGGGTGCGCGGCCGCACCTGGCCGCCCTTGTCCGTGACGGCCTTGACCAGGGAGTCGGACAGGGACTGGGAC of the Desulfovibrio aminophilus genome contains:
- a CDS encoding type IV toxin-antitoxin system AbiEi family antitoxin, whose protein sequence is MELQVRPTLETARLSRNRSAGADIPPLLCARSVPPALGRALREEGLEYVDAAGNMFLDGPLGFVWIEGRSVGRKAGALPSALGVAGLKLVSVLLRRPEYLGATYRELAEAADVSLGMVAAAFSALRGQGLVGLGGDRARRLPRPLDLLRLWESGYAQRLRPKLWLGTFRPAPDHGLDGLAEAARREPGVFLAGGELGAAHLLGGLRPETAALHVRAPWREAAVRLRLLPAPDGPVTLLRDFGAVLPGPASGLAHPLFLRAELLLGRGRRLAEAAEALLRDHLLPELERHA
- a CDS encoding MliC family protein — translated: MRILSATCLLLALAVPALAGSQAPGHGPVYGPYAYTCEDGSSFSAVFDNAAGPDGVVILTFPDGVTLTLPRAVSGSGIRYTDGKHEFWGKGDQASWAIGRRAPVSCSTRD
- a CDS encoding TIGR00282 family metallophosphoesterase, with amino-acid sequence MRILFLGDIVGRPGRKLVLERAPELRRELSLDLILANAENASAGIGLSARNAAELLEAVDLLTTGNHVWKYKDLVPVLQSEPRLLRPMNFPEAPGRGLAVLRPPDLPPVAVLNLQGRVFMDPIDCPFRAAEAALAGLPRDVMVRIVDFHAEASSEKIGLGLHLDGKVSALIGTHTHVQTNDAAILPGGSAFLTDAGMCGPFPSCLGMQPEAVLRRLMTGLPARFEVAETPAELRGALLEIDPDTGRALSIKAWRG
- the tyrS gene encoding tyrosine--tRNA ligase, with the protein product MNIFDEFKWRGLVHQVSDEDKVREYLSEPGRTMYCGFDPTAESLHIGNLVPLLSLARLQRAGHKPIVLLGGATGMIGDPSGKDKEREFSARELVLARAARIRAQAEAFFERNAGGKPLVVNNYDWTKDVTFLEMLRDTGKHFTVNWMLAKESVKGRIERDDVGISFTEFSYMLLQGFDFHHLYETYGCKLQIGGGDQWGNITAGTELIRRKAAGEAYAMTFPLITTASGKKFGKSEKGAIFMDPALTSPYAFYQFWLNSDDRDVVRLLKFFTFLSQEEIAALEREVETNPGGREAQKRLAAETTIMIHGRETLERVLAASEALFGKGDIRAVEPALLRAALESAPAVSYEAGNLPDLPQMLVDLGLSPSKGQARKDIQAGGLTLSGNKVADPAHVPAGADFLEGGVLVLRKGKKNYGLVTIRRD
- a CDS encoding DedA family protein encodes the protein MELLQHVIAHYGYLALFIGTFLEGETIMLLCGFAAFTGHMDLTLVMLAGGAGTFFGDQLYFYIGRWKGMAVFERWPKLKTKAYRVACLLHRYRYAVILSFRFFYGLRNVTPFVIGMSPIKAWQYFGLNLVAAVVWSVTFASLGYLFGSAAEGVLHDVKRVEMYIFGVIILLAVAVWIIRKLRGKARHEVEECAAHTPAAEEQAIPPKDRQD
- a CDS encoding HD-GYP domain-containing protein produces the protein MRIPLIDLLSALSGALDLVSPAVVGHHRRVAAIATALGRRLNLPPADITDLRLAALLHDVGAFSLKSRLDALVFDTNDLDHAEIGWRLLRALPRLERPARLVRWHHTRFDEFGDILDDPRTLLLGNLLNLADRVDVSLRRDRDLDTEARAAIRRIGMLRNRSFDPEALRALDDTVSANDLDPEFWHGAVRDARCTADCLELSLGDDEIPVFSRAFSQVIDFRSRFTATHSRGVAAVAHALAELQGLPEDIRARLLLAGDLHDLGKLAVPTEILEKPGPLDPREAEIMRSHAEIGERVLSQVPGLEDVAEFGCRHHERPNGRGYPRGLAGDRLRQPSLLVAAADVFTAVLEDRPYRPGMTLDKARSLLRSLADDNDLDPQAVDLLLAHTAQVDEARRQAQDEARLQFSAFARLSAA
- a CDS encoding portal protein, which codes for MDEARIDSLLARRKSLEEARDPWLPTWEELSDYVLPRKNSFRGRASSRGRAGDEKIYDSTPCHALDLLASALGGLLTNPCLPWFTVRARDKRPADQEGVRTYVSEATERMSALFNSEASGFQAAAHELYLDVVLLGTGVLYVEADADCAVRFSARPLSEVCVAEDVRGVVDTVMRKYELTARQAVSQWGEACSEETRRRAEERPEEPVEILHAVFPRADRDPLGLGNRNFPFASVYVELGARRVLEESGYLEMPYMVPRWSKAAGEVYGRGPGLTALSDIRVLNAMSRTALMAAEKMSDPPLMVPDDGFLGPIRSGPGGLSYYRAGSGDRIEALPVAVDLKATESMMSARRDSIRAIFLNDQLQPPAAPMLSATEAVIRQSEKMRVLGPVLGRMQTEFLAPLVNRVFNILLRSGELPPLPGGVARRDLVIDYASPVARAQKQYEAQTLTQAMTYLAPLMQGGDAMGIMDNFNTDRIARHAVELFGAPEDYLVPEQHVRAARIRALGPAQEDGGEEPSSVFP
- a CDS encoding NAD(P)/FAD-dependent oxidoreductase, whose translation is MDRRFFLRLAAMTAATGLVNWRFAGAAPAPDNSLDCDVVVVGAGLGGLACGAYLAKAGFRTLVLEQHYRLGGYATNFTRQAGDRRFTCEVSLHSSALTTPGAKAMLDELGVFNGLQLVPHPHAWASRFPGFSLDIPSAAGLNGFEKMLRERFPAEAQGLGRYFDRWRGVMAELAALDKAPFKPEEFPKRFPNLWHIHDKTLAQVLDPEIRDAQLKAVLSQSCGYYGLPPSRLSAFFYLAPTGEYIESGGYYLKGTSQSLSDSLVKAVTDKGGQVRPRTLVTAVLASGGRVTGVRTADGKEIRCRAVVSNAAALELLRDLLPSDALPRDERARMEAMTPSPSSFIVWLGLGQDVTKSFPLPECSFYTGTDMEAAYAASMACDLERTDMAMMVYDNLVPGFSPKGCSSICLMSLSGYDHWKPFEADYLAGRKQAYQAEKKRLADIFVRRCEELALPGLSKMIVMREASTPLTNLRFTKNPYGAIYGFAPTADNAFMSRIPNTTGLKGLFLAGAWGDPGGGFTGALLGGKGAFKDVAEFLGA